Proteins from a single region of Equus asinus isolate D_3611 breed Donkey chromosome 17, EquAss-T2T_v2, whole genome shotgun sequence:
- the BRSK2 gene encoding serine/threonine-protein kinase BRSK2 isoform X10 — MTSTGKDGGAQHAQYVGPYRLEKTLGKGQTGLVKLGVHCVTCQKVAIKIVNREKLSESVLMKVEREIAILKLIEHPHVLKLHDVYENKKYLYLVLEHVSGGELFDYLVKKGRLTPKEARKFFRQIISALDFCHSHSICHRDLKPENLLLDEKNNIRIADFGMASLQVGDSLLETSCGSPHYACPEVIRGEKYDGRKADVWSCGVILFALLVGALPFDDDNLRQLLEKVKRGVFHMPHFIPPDCQSLLRGMIEVDAARRLTLEHIQKHTWYIGGKNEPEPEQPIPRKVQIRSLPSLEDIDPDVLDSMHSLGCFRDRNKLLQDLLSEEENQEKMIYFLLLDRKERYPSHEDEDLPPRNEIDPPRKRVDSPMLNRHGKRRPERKSMEVLSVTDGGSPVPARRAIEMAQHGQSKAMFSKSLDIAEAHPQFSKEDRSRSISGASSGLSTSPLSSPRVTPHPSPRGSPLPTPKGTPVHTPKESPAGTPNPTPPSSPSVGGVPWRTRLNSIKNSFLGSPRFHRRKLQVPTPEEMSNLTPESSPELAKKSWFGNFINLEKEEQIFVVIKDKPLSSIKADIVHAFLSIPSLSHSVISQTSFRAEYKATGGPAVFQKPVKFQVDITYTEGGAAQKENGIYSVTFTLLSGPSRRFKRVVETIQTQLLSTHDQPSTQHLSGIIPKS, encoded by the exons GCCTCGTGAAGCTGGGGGTTCACTGTGTCACGTGCCAGAAGGTGGCCATCAAAATCGTCAACCGGGAGAAGCTCAGCGAGTCTGTGCTGATGAAG GTAGAGCGGGAGATTGCCATCCTGAAGCTCATCGAGCACCCTCACGTCCTAAAGCTGCACGAcgtttatgaaaacaaaaaatattt ATACCTGGTGCTAGAACACGTGTCTGGAGGTGAGCTCTTCGACTACCTGGTCAAAAAGGGGAGGCTGACCCCCAAAGAGGCGCGCAAGTTCTTCCGGCAGATCATCTCGGCGCTAGACTTCTGCCACAGCCACTCCATATG CCACAGGGACCTGAAACCAGAGAACTTGCTGCTGGATGAGAAGAACAACATCCGCATCGCGGACTTCGGGATGGCCTCCCTGCAGGTGGGCGACAGCCTGCTGGAGACCAGCTGTGG GTCGCCCCACTATGCCTGCCCCGAGGTGATCCGG GGGGAGAAGTATGACGGCCGCAAGGCGGACGTGTGGAGCTGCGGGGTGATCCTGTTCGCCTTGCTGGTG GGGGCGCTGCCCTTCGACGACGACAACCTGCGGCAGCTGCTGGAGAAGGTGAAGCGGGGCGTGTTCCACATGCCGCACTTCATCCCGCCCGACTGCCAGAGCCTGCTGCGCGGCATGATCGAGGTGGACGCCGCGCGGCGCCTCACG CTAGAGCACATTCAGAAACACACATGGTATAT AGGGGGCAAGAACGAGCCGGAGCCTGAGCAGCCCATTCCCCGCAAGGTGCAGATCCGCTCACTGCCCAGCCTGGAGGACATTGACCCTGATGTGCTGGATAGCATGCACTCGCTGGGCTGCTTCCGCGACCGCAACAAGCTGCTGCAGGACCTGCTGTCCGAGGA GGAGAACCAGGAGAAGATGATCTACTTCCTCCTCCTGGACCGGAAGGAGAGGTACCCAAGCCACGAGGACGAGGACCTGCCCCCAAGGAATGAAATAG ACCCTCCCCGGAAGCGTGTGGACTCCCCGATGCTGAACCGGCACGGCAAGCGACGGCCAGAGCGCAAGTCCATGGAGGTGCTCAGCGTGACGGACGGTGGCTCCCCGGTGCCCGCACGGAGGGCCATCGAGATGGCTCAGCACGGCCAGAG TAAAGCAATGTTCAGTAAAAGCCTGGATATCGCTGAAGCCCACCCCCAATTCAGCAAAGAAGACAG GTCTAGGTCCATCAGCGGCGCCTCCTCAGGCCTCTCCACCAGCCCTCTCAGCAGCCCCCGG GTGACCCCTCACCCCTCTCCAAGGGGCAGTCCCCTCCCTACCCCCAAGGGGACGCCCGTGCACACGCCCAAGGAGAGCCCAGCCGGCACGCCCAACCCCACGCCGCCGTCCAGTCCCAGCGTTGGAGGGGTGCCCTGGAGGACACGGCTCAACTCCATCAAGAACAGCTTCCTGGGGTCGCCCCGCTTCCACCGCCGGAAACTGCAAG TTCCAACGCCAGAGGAGATGTCCAACCTAACCCCGGAGTCGTCCCCAGA GCTCGCCAAGAAGTCCTGGTTTGGGAACTTCATCAACctggagaaggaggagcagaTCTTCGTGGTCATCAAGGACAAGCCGCTGAGCTCCATCAAAGCAGACATCGTCCACGCCTTCCTGTCG ATCCCCAGCCTCAGCCACAGCGTCATCTCCCAAACCAGCTTCCGGGCTGAGTACAAGGCAACGGGGGGCCCAGCGGTGTTCCAGAAGCCAGTCAAGTTCCAGGTGGACATCACCTACACTGAGGGGGGTGCAGCACAGAAGGAGAATGGCATCTACTCTGTCACGTTCACGCTTCTGTCAG GCCCTAGCCGCCGCTTCAAGAGGGTCGTGGAGACTATTCAGACCCAGCTGCTGAGCACACACGACCAGCCCTCCACCCAGCATTTGTCAG
- the BRSK2 gene encoding serine/threonine-protein kinase BRSK2 isoform X5 has translation MTSTGKDGGAQHAQYVGPYRLEKTLGKGQTGLVKLGVHCVTCQKVAIKIVNREKLSESVLMKVEREIAILKLIEHPHVLKLHDVYENKKYLYLVLEHVSGGELFDYLVKKGRLTPKEARKFFRQIISALDFCHSHSICHRDLKPENLLLDEKNNIRIADFGMASLQVGDSLLETSCGSPHYACPEVIRGEKYDGRKADVWSCGVILFALLVGALPFDDDNLRQLLEKVKRGVFHMPHFIPPDCQSLLRGMIEVDAARRLTLEHIQKHTWYIGGKNEPEPEQPIPRKVQIRSLPSLEDIDPDVLDSMHSLGCFRDRNKLLQDLLSEEENQEKMIYFLLLDRKERYPSHEDEDLPPRNEIDPPRKRVDSPMLNRHGKRRPERKSMEVLSVTDGGSPVPARRAIEMAQHGQSKAMFSKSLDIAEAHPQFSKEDRSRSISGASSGLSTSPLSSPRVTPHPSPRGSPLPTPKGTPVHTPKESPAGTPNPTPPSSPSVGGVPWRTRLNSIKNSFLGSPRFHRRKLQVPTPEEMSNLTPESSPELAKKSWFGNFINLEKEEQIFVVIKDKPLSSIKADIVHAFLSIPSLSHSVISQTSFRAEYKATGGPAVFQKPVKFQVDITYTEGGAAQKENGIYSVTFTLLSGPSRRFKRVVETIQTQLLSTHDQPSTQHLSEPPPPAPGLSWGAGLKGQKVATSYESSL, from the exons GCCTCGTGAAGCTGGGGGTTCACTGTGTCACGTGCCAGAAGGTGGCCATCAAAATCGTCAACCGGGAGAAGCTCAGCGAGTCTGTGCTGATGAAG GTAGAGCGGGAGATTGCCATCCTGAAGCTCATCGAGCACCCTCACGTCCTAAAGCTGCACGAcgtttatgaaaacaaaaaatattt ATACCTGGTGCTAGAACACGTGTCTGGAGGTGAGCTCTTCGACTACCTGGTCAAAAAGGGGAGGCTGACCCCCAAAGAGGCGCGCAAGTTCTTCCGGCAGATCATCTCGGCGCTAGACTTCTGCCACAGCCACTCCATATG CCACAGGGACCTGAAACCAGAGAACTTGCTGCTGGATGAGAAGAACAACATCCGCATCGCGGACTTCGGGATGGCCTCCCTGCAGGTGGGCGACAGCCTGCTGGAGACCAGCTGTGG GTCGCCCCACTATGCCTGCCCCGAGGTGATCCGG GGGGAGAAGTATGACGGCCGCAAGGCGGACGTGTGGAGCTGCGGGGTGATCCTGTTCGCCTTGCTGGTG GGGGCGCTGCCCTTCGACGACGACAACCTGCGGCAGCTGCTGGAGAAGGTGAAGCGGGGCGTGTTCCACATGCCGCACTTCATCCCGCCCGACTGCCAGAGCCTGCTGCGCGGCATGATCGAGGTGGACGCCGCGCGGCGCCTCACG CTAGAGCACATTCAGAAACACACATGGTATAT AGGGGGCAAGAACGAGCCGGAGCCTGAGCAGCCCATTCCCCGCAAGGTGCAGATCCGCTCACTGCCCAGCCTGGAGGACATTGACCCTGATGTGCTGGATAGCATGCACTCGCTGGGCTGCTTCCGCGACCGCAACAAGCTGCTGCAGGACCTGCTGTCCGAGGA GGAGAACCAGGAGAAGATGATCTACTTCCTCCTCCTGGACCGGAAGGAGAGGTACCCAAGCCACGAGGACGAGGACCTGCCCCCAAGGAATGAAATAG ACCCTCCCCGGAAGCGTGTGGACTCCCCGATGCTGAACCGGCACGGCAAGCGACGGCCAGAGCGCAAGTCCATGGAGGTGCTCAGCGTGACGGACGGTGGCTCCCCGGTGCCCGCACGGAGGGCCATCGAGATGGCTCAGCACGGCCAGAG TAAAGCAATGTTCAGTAAAAGCCTGGATATCGCTGAAGCCCACCCCCAATTCAGCAAAGAAGACAG GTCTAGGTCCATCAGCGGCGCCTCCTCAGGCCTCTCCACCAGCCCTCTCAGCAGCCCCCGG GTGACCCCTCACCCCTCTCCAAGGGGCAGTCCCCTCCCTACCCCCAAGGGGACGCCCGTGCACACGCCCAAGGAGAGCCCAGCCGGCACGCCCAACCCCACGCCGCCGTCCAGTCCCAGCGTTGGAGGGGTGCCCTGGAGGACACGGCTCAACTCCATCAAGAACAGCTTCCTGGGGTCGCCCCGCTTCCACCGCCGGAAACTGCAAG TTCCAACGCCAGAGGAGATGTCCAACCTAACCCCGGAGTCGTCCCCAGA GCTCGCCAAGAAGTCCTGGTTTGGGAACTTCATCAACctggagaaggaggagcagaTCTTCGTGGTCATCAAGGACAAGCCGCTGAGCTCCATCAAAGCAGACATCGTCCACGCCTTCCTGTCG ATCCCCAGCCTCAGCCACAGCGTCATCTCCCAAACCAGCTTCCGGGCTGAGTACAAGGCAACGGGGGGCCCAGCGGTGTTCCAGAAGCCAGTCAAGTTCCAGGTGGACATCACCTACACTGAGGGGGGTGCAGCACAGAAGGAGAATGGCATCTACTCTGTCACGTTCACGCTTCTGTCAG GCCCTAGCCGCCGCTTCAAGAGGGTCGTGGAGACTATTCAGACCCAGCTGCTGAGCACACACGACCAGCCCTCCACCCAGCATTTGTCAG AACCCCCCCCGCCAGCGCCAGGACTAAGCTGGGGTGCTGGGCTTAAGGGCCAGAAGGTGGCCACCAGCTACGAGAGTAGCCTCTGA
- the BRSK2 gene encoding serine/threonine-protein kinase BRSK2 isoform X6, with product MTSTGKDGGAQHAQYVGPYRLEKTLGKGQTGLVKLGVHCVTCQKVAIKIVNREKLSESVLMKVEREIAILKLIEHPHVLKLHDVYENKKYLYLVLEHVSGGELFDYLVKKGRLTPKEARKFFRQIISALDFCHSHSICHRDLKPENLLLDEKNNIRIADFGMASLQVGDSLLETSCGSPHYACPEVIRGEKYDGRKADVWSCGVILFALLVGALPFDDDNLRQLLEKVKRGVFHMPHFIPPDCQSLLRGMIEVDAARRLTLEHIQKHTWYIGGKNEPEPEQPIPRKVQIRSLPSLEDIDPDVLDSMHSLGCFRDRNKLLQDLLSEEENQEKMIYFLLLDRKERYPSHEDEDLPPRNEIDPPRKRVDSPMLNRHGKRRPERKSMEVLSVTDGGSPVPARRAIEMAQHGQSKAMFSKSLDIAEAHPQFSKEDRSRSISGASSGLSTSPLSSPRVTPHPSPRGSPLPTPKGTPVHTPKESPAGTPNPTPPSSPSVGGVPWRTRLNSIKNSFLGSPRFHRRKLQVPTPEEMSNLTPESSPELAKKSWFGNFINLEKEEQIFVVIKDKPLSSIKADIVHAFLSIPSLSHSVISQTSFRAEYKATGGPAVFQKPVKFQVDITYTEGGAAQKENGIYSVTFTLLSGPSRRFKRVVETIQTQLLSTHDQPSTQHLSDTTNCMEMMTGRLSKCGIIPKS from the exons GCCTCGTGAAGCTGGGGGTTCACTGTGTCACGTGCCAGAAGGTGGCCATCAAAATCGTCAACCGGGAGAAGCTCAGCGAGTCTGTGCTGATGAAG GTAGAGCGGGAGATTGCCATCCTGAAGCTCATCGAGCACCCTCACGTCCTAAAGCTGCACGAcgtttatgaaaacaaaaaatattt ATACCTGGTGCTAGAACACGTGTCTGGAGGTGAGCTCTTCGACTACCTGGTCAAAAAGGGGAGGCTGACCCCCAAAGAGGCGCGCAAGTTCTTCCGGCAGATCATCTCGGCGCTAGACTTCTGCCACAGCCACTCCATATG CCACAGGGACCTGAAACCAGAGAACTTGCTGCTGGATGAGAAGAACAACATCCGCATCGCGGACTTCGGGATGGCCTCCCTGCAGGTGGGCGACAGCCTGCTGGAGACCAGCTGTGG GTCGCCCCACTATGCCTGCCCCGAGGTGATCCGG GGGGAGAAGTATGACGGCCGCAAGGCGGACGTGTGGAGCTGCGGGGTGATCCTGTTCGCCTTGCTGGTG GGGGCGCTGCCCTTCGACGACGACAACCTGCGGCAGCTGCTGGAGAAGGTGAAGCGGGGCGTGTTCCACATGCCGCACTTCATCCCGCCCGACTGCCAGAGCCTGCTGCGCGGCATGATCGAGGTGGACGCCGCGCGGCGCCTCACG CTAGAGCACATTCAGAAACACACATGGTATAT AGGGGGCAAGAACGAGCCGGAGCCTGAGCAGCCCATTCCCCGCAAGGTGCAGATCCGCTCACTGCCCAGCCTGGAGGACATTGACCCTGATGTGCTGGATAGCATGCACTCGCTGGGCTGCTTCCGCGACCGCAACAAGCTGCTGCAGGACCTGCTGTCCGAGGA GGAGAACCAGGAGAAGATGATCTACTTCCTCCTCCTGGACCGGAAGGAGAGGTACCCAAGCCACGAGGACGAGGACCTGCCCCCAAGGAATGAAATAG ACCCTCCCCGGAAGCGTGTGGACTCCCCGATGCTGAACCGGCACGGCAAGCGACGGCCAGAGCGCAAGTCCATGGAGGTGCTCAGCGTGACGGACGGTGGCTCCCCGGTGCCCGCACGGAGGGCCATCGAGATGGCTCAGCACGGCCAGAG TAAAGCAATGTTCAGTAAAAGCCTGGATATCGCTGAAGCCCACCCCCAATTCAGCAAAGAAGACAG GTCTAGGTCCATCAGCGGCGCCTCCTCAGGCCTCTCCACCAGCCCTCTCAGCAGCCCCCGG GTGACCCCTCACCCCTCTCCAAGGGGCAGTCCCCTCCCTACCCCCAAGGGGACGCCCGTGCACACGCCCAAGGAGAGCCCAGCCGGCACGCCCAACCCCACGCCGCCGTCCAGTCCCAGCGTTGGAGGGGTGCCCTGGAGGACACGGCTCAACTCCATCAAGAACAGCTTCCTGGGGTCGCCCCGCTTCCACCGCCGGAAACTGCAAG TTCCAACGCCAGAGGAGATGTCCAACCTAACCCCGGAGTCGTCCCCAGA GCTCGCCAAGAAGTCCTGGTTTGGGAACTTCATCAACctggagaaggaggagcagaTCTTCGTGGTCATCAAGGACAAGCCGCTGAGCTCCATCAAAGCAGACATCGTCCACGCCTTCCTGTCG ATCCCCAGCCTCAGCCACAGCGTCATCTCCCAAACCAGCTTCCGGGCTGAGTACAAGGCAACGGGGGGCCCAGCGGTGTTCCAGAAGCCAGTCAAGTTCCAGGTGGACATCACCTACACTGAGGGGGGTGCAGCACAGAAGGAGAATGGCATCTACTCTGTCACGTTCACGCTTCTGTCAG GCCCTAGCCGCCGCTTCAAGAGGGTCGTGGAGACTATTCAGACCCAGCTGCTGAGCACACACGACCAGCCCTCCACCCAGCATTTGTCAG
- the BRSK2 gene encoding serine/threonine-protein kinase BRSK2 isoform X12 has translation MTSTGKDGGAQHAQYVGPYRLEKTLGKGQTGLVKLGVHCVTCQKVAIKIVNREKLSESVLMKVEREIAILKLIEHPHVLKLHDVYENKKYLYLVLEHVSGGELFDYLVKKGRLTPKEARKFFRQIISALDFCHSHSICHRDLKPENLLLDEKNNIRIADFGMASLQVGDSLLETSCGSPHYACPEVIRGEKYDGRKADVWSCGVILFALLVGALPFDDDNLRQLLEKVKRGVFHMPHFIPPDCQSLLRGMIEVDAARRLTLEHIQKHTWYIGGKNEPEPEQPIPRKVQIRSLPSLEDIDPDVLDSMHSLGCFRDRNKLLQDLLSEEENQEKMIYFLLLDRKERYPSHEDEDLPPRNEIDPPRKRVDSPMLNRHGKRRPERKSMEVLSVTDGGSPVPARRAIEMAQHGQRSRSISGASSGLSTSPLSSPRVTPHPSPRGSPLPTPKGTPVHTPKESPAGTPNPTPPSSPSVGGVPWRTRLNSIKNSFLGSPRFHRRKLQVPTPEEMSNLTPESSPELAKKSWFGNFINLEKEEQIFVVIKDKPLSSIKADIVHAFLSIPSLSHSVISQTSFRAEYKATGGPAVFQKPVKFQVDITYTEGGAAQKENGIYSVTFTLLSGPSRRFKRVVETIQTQLLSTHDQPSTQHLSGIIPKS, from the exons GCCTCGTGAAGCTGGGGGTTCACTGTGTCACGTGCCAGAAGGTGGCCATCAAAATCGTCAACCGGGAGAAGCTCAGCGAGTCTGTGCTGATGAAG GTAGAGCGGGAGATTGCCATCCTGAAGCTCATCGAGCACCCTCACGTCCTAAAGCTGCACGAcgtttatgaaaacaaaaaatattt ATACCTGGTGCTAGAACACGTGTCTGGAGGTGAGCTCTTCGACTACCTGGTCAAAAAGGGGAGGCTGACCCCCAAAGAGGCGCGCAAGTTCTTCCGGCAGATCATCTCGGCGCTAGACTTCTGCCACAGCCACTCCATATG CCACAGGGACCTGAAACCAGAGAACTTGCTGCTGGATGAGAAGAACAACATCCGCATCGCGGACTTCGGGATGGCCTCCCTGCAGGTGGGCGACAGCCTGCTGGAGACCAGCTGTGG GTCGCCCCACTATGCCTGCCCCGAGGTGATCCGG GGGGAGAAGTATGACGGCCGCAAGGCGGACGTGTGGAGCTGCGGGGTGATCCTGTTCGCCTTGCTGGTG GGGGCGCTGCCCTTCGACGACGACAACCTGCGGCAGCTGCTGGAGAAGGTGAAGCGGGGCGTGTTCCACATGCCGCACTTCATCCCGCCCGACTGCCAGAGCCTGCTGCGCGGCATGATCGAGGTGGACGCCGCGCGGCGCCTCACG CTAGAGCACATTCAGAAACACACATGGTATAT AGGGGGCAAGAACGAGCCGGAGCCTGAGCAGCCCATTCCCCGCAAGGTGCAGATCCGCTCACTGCCCAGCCTGGAGGACATTGACCCTGATGTGCTGGATAGCATGCACTCGCTGGGCTGCTTCCGCGACCGCAACAAGCTGCTGCAGGACCTGCTGTCCGAGGA GGAGAACCAGGAGAAGATGATCTACTTCCTCCTCCTGGACCGGAAGGAGAGGTACCCAAGCCACGAGGACGAGGACCTGCCCCCAAGGAATGAAATAG ACCCTCCCCGGAAGCGTGTGGACTCCCCGATGCTGAACCGGCACGGCAAGCGACGGCCAGAGCGCAAGTCCATGGAGGTGCTCAGCGTGACGGACGGTGGCTCCCCGGTGCCCGCACGGAGGGCCATCGAGATGGCTCAGCACGGCCAGAG GTCTAGGTCCATCAGCGGCGCCTCCTCAGGCCTCTCCACCAGCCCTCTCAGCAGCCCCCGG GTGACCCCTCACCCCTCTCCAAGGGGCAGTCCCCTCCCTACCCCCAAGGGGACGCCCGTGCACACGCCCAAGGAGAGCCCAGCCGGCACGCCCAACCCCACGCCGCCGTCCAGTCCCAGCGTTGGAGGGGTGCCCTGGAGGACACGGCTCAACTCCATCAAGAACAGCTTCCTGGGGTCGCCCCGCTTCCACCGCCGGAAACTGCAAG TTCCAACGCCAGAGGAGATGTCCAACCTAACCCCGGAGTCGTCCCCAGA GCTCGCCAAGAAGTCCTGGTTTGGGAACTTCATCAACctggagaaggaggagcagaTCTTCGTGGTCATCAAGGACAAGCCGCTGAGCTCCATCAAAGCAGACATCGTCCACGCCTTCCTGTCG ATCCCCAGCCTCAGCCACAGCGTCATCTCCCAAACCAGCTTCCGGGCTGAGTACAAGGCAACGGGGGGCCCAGCGGTGTTCCAGAAGCCAGTCAAGTTCCAGGTGGACATCACCTACACTGAGGGGGGTGCAGCACAGAAGGAGAATGGCATCTACTCTGTCACGTTCACGCTTCTGTCAG GCCCTAGCCGCCGCTTCAAGAGGGTCGTGGAGACTATTCAGACCCAGCTGCTGAGCACACACGACCAGCCCTCCACCCAGCATTTGTCAG
- the BRSK2 gene encoding serine/threonine-protein kinase BRSK2 isoform X8, which translates to MTSTGKDGGAQHAQYVGPYRLEKTLGKGQTGLVKLGVHCVTCQKVAIKIVNREKLSESVLMKVEREIAILKLIEHPHVLKLHDVYENKKYLYLVLEHVSGGELFDYLVKKGRLTPKEARKFFRQIISALDFCHSHSICHRDLKPENLLLDEKNNIRIADFGMASLQVGDSLLETSCGSPHYACPEVIRGEKYDGRKADVWSCGVILFALLVGALPFDDDNLRQLLEKVKRGVFHMPHFIPPDCQSLLRGMIEVDAARRLTLEHIQKHTWYIGGKNEPEPEQPIPRKVQIRSLPSLEDIDPDVLDSMHSLGCFRDRNKLLQDLLSEEENQEKMIYFLLLDRKERYPSHEDEDLPPRNEIDPPRKRVDSPMLNRHGKRRPERKSMEVLSVTDGGSPVPARRAIEMAQHGQSKAMFSKSLDIAEAHPQFSKEDRSRSISGASSGLSTSPLSSPRVTPHPSPRGSPLPTPKGTPVHTPKESPAGTPNPTPPSSPSVGGVPWRTRLNSIKNSFLGSPRFHRRKLQVPTPEEMSNLTPESSPELAKKSWFGNFINLEKEEQIFVVIKDKPLSSIKADIVHAFLSIPSLSHSVISQTSFRAEYKATGGPAVFQKPVKFQVDITYTEGGAAQKENGIYSVTFTLLSGEPLGRGMGSGQPCPGVTPSLPQALAAASRGSWRLFRPSC; encoded by the exons GCCTCGTGAAGCTGGGGGTTCACTGTGTCACGTGCCAGAAGGTGGCCATCAAAATCGTCAACCGGGAGAAGCTCAGCGAGTCTGTGCTGATGAAG GTAGAGCGGGAGATTGCCATCCTGAAGCTCATCGAGCACCCTCACGTCCTAAAGCTGCACGAcgtttatgaaaacaaaaaatattt ATACCTGGTGCTAGAACACGTGTCTGGAGGTGAGCTCTTCGACTACCTGGTCAAAAAGGGGAGGCTGACCCCCAAAGAGGCGCGCAAGTTCTTCCGGCAGATCATCTCGGCGCTAGACTTCTGCCACAGCCACTCCATATG CCACAGGGACCTGAAACCAGAGAACTTGCTGCTGGATGAGAAGAACAACATCCGCATCGCGGACTTCGGGATGGCCTCCCTGCAGGTGGGCGACAGCCTGCTGGAGACCAGCTGTGG GTCGCCCCACTATGCCTGCCCCGAGGTGATCCGG GGGGAGAAGTATGACGGCCGCAAGGCGGACGTGTGGAGCTGCGGGGTGATCCTGTTCGCCTTGCTGGTG GGGGCGCTGCCCTTCGACGACGACAACCTGCGGCAGCTGCTGGAGAAGGTGAAGCGGGGCGTGTTCCACATGCCGCACTTCATCCCGCCCGACTGCCAGAGCCTGCTGCGCGGCATGATCGAGGTGGACGCCGCGCGGCGCCTCACG CTAGAGCACATTCAGAAACACACATGGTATAT AGGGGGCAAGAACGAGCCGGAGCCTGAGCAGCCCATTCCCCGCAAGGTGCAGATCCGCTCACTGCCCAGCCTGGAGGACATTGACCCTGATGTGCTGGATAGCATGCACTCGCTGGGCTGCTTCCGCGACCGCAACAAGCTGCTGCAGGACCTGCTGTCCGAGGA GGAGAACCAGGAGAAGATGATCTACTTCCTCCTCCTGGACCGGAAGGAGAGGTACCCAAGCCACGAGGACGAGGACCTGCCCCCAAGGAATGAAATAG ACCCTCCCCGGAAGCGTGTGGACTCCCCGATGCTGAACCGGCACGGCAAGCGACGGCCAGAGCGCAAGTCCATGGAGGTGCTCAGCGTGACGGACGGTGGCTCCCCGGTGCCCGCACGGAGGGCCATCGAGATGGCTCAGCACGGCCAGAG TAAAGCAATGTTCAGTAAAAGCCTGGATATCGCTGAAGCCCACCCCCAATTCAGCAAAGAAGACAG GTCTAGGTCCATCAGCGGCGCCTCCTCAGGCCTCTCCACCAGCCCTCTCAGCAGCCCCCGG GTGACCCCTCACCCCTCTCCAAGGGGCAGTCCCCTCCCTACCCCCAAGGGGACGCCCGTGCACACGCCCAAGGAGAGCCCAGCCGGCACGCCCAACCCCACGCCGCCGTCCAGTCCCAGCGTTGGAGGGGTGCCCTGGAGGACACGGCTCAACTCCATCAAGAACAGCTTCCTGGGGTCGCCCCGCTTCCACCGCCGGAAACTGCAAG TTCCAACGCCAGAGGAGATGTCCAACCTAACCCCGGAGTCGTCCCCAGA GCTCGCCAAGAAGTCCTGGTTTGGGAACTTCATCAACctggagaaggaggagcagaTCTTCGTGGTCATCAAGGACAAGCCGCTGAGCTCCATCAAAGCAGACATCGTCCACGCCTTCCTGTCG ATCCCCAGCCTCAGCCACAGCGTCATCTCCCAAACCAGCTTCCGGGCTGAGTACAAGGCAACGGGGGGCCCAGCGGTGTTCCAGAAGCCAGTCAAGTTCCAGGTGGACATCACCTACACTGAGGGGGGTGCAGCACAGAAGGAGAATGGCATCTACTCTGTCACGTTCACGCTTCTGTCAGGTGAGCCGCTGGGCCGGGGGATGGGCTCTGGCCAGCCCTGCCCGGGCGTAACCCCCAGTCTCCCACAGGCCCTAGCCGCCGCTTCAAGAGGGTCGTGGAGACTATTCAGACCCAGCTGCTGA